From Amia ocellicauda isolate fAmiCal2 chromosome 12, fAmiCal2.hap1, whole genome shotgun sequence, a single genomic window includes:
- the zfta gene encoding zinc finger translocation-associated protein isoform X1: MCSVCLKQTAALAVRIMAEEAPRESGEEAPQHTAALPAITGEQEATLGRSDAELDSGGEDTMNGYKEEEGEEEEEAAAAEGEGEEEREVEVEGQRRRGQRQRRPSYRMAGTNYWSVSTASLDSPYLLSPSAGPRPHGDHREERASRPGRSRIPGRDHRRYYHEYWRTEYLMDFDPQRHGMVCMVCGSSLATLKLSTIKRHIRQKHPDSLLWSPADKEVIRSGWETHLSLEGGRRGTGGSCCGGSRASQGRAEVLDCALRSVGKPSSGGSKRRRLQSDSGRGQGGGDGSSSSNSSVPDTSPRPRGPLLQGPAPTAAATRTLERYLNDSLHAWFRQEFLMEYEAEEGRLVCMVCGSQLPSLHLDHIKSHVLDIHPNSLIYSAEEKHSILQTWAQRSRERADADEGPLDNDIAIKSEPDTDGDDVTPRVSKLYPHETENGDSSSTKPRNLLPGKGTRRSYPERWRLDYLVAYVLESQGFVCMVCCQPMPAPKVSAFRRHIRECHPQSAGLAMPEREALAAAWGKEGQELPGVGEATSEEAAHKIAPAGAAESSQPSSPGEPEAEAEPEGEAGAERGGARAGGCVGGGPRLGGVAVRHGHYPGKDQRRNYQVRWRLEFLMDYDCRRHGLLCMVCGAALATLKVSTIKRHIQQVHPHSLDFGPEERQQALLAYNQTALHFVHSEDCFSALDHHGHRSLFLS; the protein is encoded by the exons atgtgctctgtgtgtttaaaacaaa CCGCGGCGCTGGCGGTGCGGATCATGGCAGAGGAGGCGCCCAGGGAGAGCGGCGAGGAGGCCCCGCAGCACACGGCCGCGCTCCCCGCCATCACCGGCGAGCAGGAGGCGACGCTCGGGCGGAGTGATGCGGAGCTGGACTCGGGAG GTGAGGATACGATGAATGGGTataaggaggaggagggggaggaagaggaggaggcagcggcagcagagggagagggggaggaagagcgggaggtggaggtggaggggcaGCGGCGGCGGGGGCAGCGGCAGCGGCGCCCCTCATACCGCATGGCAGGCACCAACTACTGGAGCGTCAGCACGGCCAGCCTGGACTCGCCCTACCTGCTGTCGCCCTCTGCCGGGCCCAGGCCGCACGGCGACCACCGGGAGGAGAGGGCCTCCAGGCCGGGCCGCAGCCGCATCCCGGGCCGGGACCACCGGCGCTACTACCACGAGTACTGGCGCACGGAATACCTGATGGACTTCGACCCCCAGCGGCACGGCATGGTGTGCATGGTGTGCGGCAGCTCGCTGGCCACCCTGAAGCTCAGCACCATCAAGCGCCACATCCGGCAGAAGCACCCGGACTCGCTGCTGTGGAGCCCGGCCGACAAGGAGGTGATCCGCTCGGGATGGGAGACGCACCTGTCGCTGGAGGGGGGCCGCCGCGGGACGGGGGGGAGCTGCTGCGGGGGCTCCAGGGCCTCCCAGGGCCGGGCCGAGGTGCTGGACTGCGCCCTGAGATCTGTGG GGAAGCCCAGCTCCGGTGGCTCCAAACGGCGGCGGCTGCAGTCGGACAGTGGGAGGGGGCAGGGCGGTGGCGACGGCAGCAGTAGCAGCAACAGCAGCGTCCCGGACACGTCCCCCCGCCCCCGTGGTCCCCTGCTGCAGGGCCCGGCCCCAACGGCGGCCGCCACCCGCACGCTGGAGCGCTACCTGAACGACTCGCTGCACGCCTGGTTCCGCCAGGAGTTCCTGATGGAATACGAGGCCGAGGAGGGCCGGCTCGTGTGCATGGTGTGCGGGAGCCAGCTGCCCTCGCTGCACCTGGACCACATCAAGAGCCACGTGCTGGACATCCACCCCAACTCCCTGATCTACAGCGCCGAGGAGAAGCACAGCATCCTGCAGACCTGGGCCCAGCGCAGCCGCGAGCGGGCCG ACGCTGACGAGGGCCCTTTAGATAACGACATCGCCATCAAGTCCGAGCCTGATACAGACGGGGATGATGTGACGCCGCGCGTTTCCAAACTCTACCCCCACGAAACAGAGAATGGCGACTCAAGTTCCACCAAGCCCAGGAACCTCCTCCCTGGCAAGGGCACCCGCCGCAGCTACCCCGAGCGGTGGAGGCTGGACTACCTGGTGGCCTACGTCTTGGAGAGCCAGGGCTTCGTGTGCATGGTGTGCTGCCAACCTATGCCCGCCCCCAAAGTCAGCGCCTTCCGGAGGCACATCCGGGAGTGCCACCCTCAGAGCGCCGGCCTGGCGATGCCCGAGCGGGAGGCCCTGGCAGCTGCTTGGGGCAAGGAGGGGCAGGAGCTGCCGGGCGTGGGGGAGGCGACATCGGAAG AGGCAGCCCACAAGATTGCCCCTGCGGGAGCTGCTGAGAGCAGCCAGCCCAGCTCCCCCGGGGAGCCAGAGGCGGAGGCGGAGCCAGAGGGGGAGGCGGGGGCCGAGCGTGGCGGGGCGCGGGCGGGAGGCTGCGTGGGCGGCGGGCCCCGGTTGGGGGGGGTGGCGGTACGTCACGGGCACTACCCGGGCAAGGACCAGCGGCGCAACTACCAGGTGCGGTGGCGCCTGGAGTTCCTGATGGACTACGACTGCCGGCGGCACGGGCTGCTGTGCATGGTGTGCGGCGCGGCGCTGGCCACCCTGAAGGTCAGCACCATCAAGCGGCACATCCAGCAGGTGCACCCCCACTCCCTGGACTTCGGGCCCGAGGAGCGGCAACAGGCCCTGCTGGCCTACAACCAGACCGCCCTGCACTTCGTCCACTCCGAGGACTGCTTCTCGGCCCTGGACCACCACGGACACCGCAGCCTGTTCCTGAGCTAG
- the zfta gene encoding zinc finger translocation-associated protein isoform X3, whose amino-acid sequence MNGYKEEEGEEEEEAAAAEGEGEEEREVEVEGQRRRGQRQRRPSYRMAGTNYWSVSTASLDSPYLLSPSAGPRPHGDHREERASRPGRSRIPGRDHRRYYHEYWRTEYLMDFDPQRHGMVCMVCGSSLATLKLSTIKRHIRQKHPDSLLWSPADKEVIRSGWETHLSLEGGRRGTGGSCCGGSRASQGRAEVLDCALRSVGKPSSGGSKRRRLQSDSGRGQGGGDGSSSSNSSVPDTSPRPRGPLLQGPAPTAAATRTLERYLNDSLHAWFRQEFLMEYEAEEGRLVCMVCGSQLPSLHLDHIKSHVLDIHPNSLIYSAEEKHSILQTWAQRSRERADADEGPLDNDIAIKSEPDTDGDDVTPRVSKLYPHETENGDSSSTKPRNLLPGKGTRRSYPERWRLDYLVAYVLESQGFVCMVCCQPMPAPKVSAFRRHIRECHPQSAGLAMPEREALAAAWGKEGQELPGVGEATSEEAAHKIAPAGAAESSQPSSPGEPEAEAEPEGEAGAERGGARAGGCVGGGPRLGGVAVRHGHYPGKDQRRNYQVRWRLEFLMDYDCRRHGLLCMVCGAALATLKVSTIKRHIQQVHPHSLDFGPEERQQALLAYNQTALHFVHSEDCFSALDHHGHRSLFLS is encoded by the exons ATGAATGGGTataaggaggaggagggggaggaagaggaggaggcagcggcagcagagggagagggggaggaagagcgggaggtggaggtggaggggcaGCGGCGGCGGGGGCAGCGGCAGCGGCGCCCCTCATACCGCATGGCAGGCACCAACTACTGGAGCGTCAGCACGGCCAGCCTGGACTCGCCCTACCTGCTGTCGCCCTCTGCCGGGCCCAGGCCGCACGGCGACCACCGGGAGGAGAGGGCCTCCAGGCCGGGCCGCAGCCGCATCCCGGGCCGGGACCACCGGCGCTACTACCACGAGTACTGGCGCACGGAATACCTGATGGACTTCGACCCCCAGCGGCACGGCATGGTGTGCATGGTGTGCGGCAGCTCGCTGGCCACCCTGAAGCTCAGCACCATCAAGCGCCACATCCGGCAGAAGCACCCGGACTCGCTGCTGTGGAGCCCGGCCGACAAGGAGGTGATCCGCTCGGGATGGGAGACGCACCTGTCGCTGGAGGGGGGCCGCCGCGGGACGGGGGGGAGCTGCTGCGGGGGCTCCAGGGCCTCCCAGGGCCGGGCCGAGGTGCTGGACTGCGCCCTGAGATCTGTGG GGAAGCCCAGCTCCGGTGGCTCCAAACGGCGGCGGCTGCAGTCGGACAGTGGGAGGGGGCAGGGCGGTGGCGACGGCAGCAGTAGCAGCAACAGCAGCGTCCCGGACACGTCCCCCCGCCCCCGTGGTCCCCTGCTGCAGGGCCCGGCCCCAACGGCGGCCGCCACCCGCACGCTGGAGCGCTACCTGAACGACTCGCTGCACGCCTGGTTCCGCCAGGAGTTCCTGATGGAATACGAGGCCGAGGAGGGCCGGCTCGTGTGCATGGTGTGCGGGAGCCAGCTGCCCTCGCTGCACCTGGACCACATCAAGAGCCACGTGCTGGACATCCACCCCAACTCCCTGATCTACAGCGCCGAGGAGAAGCACAGCATCCTGCAGACCTGGGCCCAGCGCAGCCGCGAGCGGGCCG ACGCTGACGAGGGCCCTTTAGATAACGACATCGCCATCAAGTCCGAGCCTGATACAGACGGGGATGATGTGACGCCGCGCGTTTCCAAACTCTACCCCCACGAAACAGAGAATGGCGACTCAAGTTCCACCAAGCCCAGGAACCTCCTCCCTGGCAAGGGCACCCGCCGCAGCTACCCCGAGCGGTGGAGGCTGGACTACCTGGTGGCCTACGTCTTGGAGAGCCAGGGCTTCGTGTGCATGGTGTGCTGCCAACCTATGCCCGCCCCCAAAGTCAGCGCCTTCCGGAGGCACATCCGGGAGTGCCACCCTCAGAGCGCCGGCCTGGCGATGCCCGAGCGGGAGGCCCTGGCAGCTGCTTGGGGCAAGGAGGGGCAGGAGCTGCCGGGCGTGGGGGAGGCGACATCGGAAG AGGCAGCCCACAAGATTGCCCCTGCGGGAGCTGCTGAGAGCAGCCAGCCCAGCTCCCCCGGGGAGCCAGAGGCGGAGGCGGAGCCAGAGGGGGAGGCGGGGGCCGAGCGTGGCGGGGCGCGGGCGGGAGGCTGCGTGGGCGGCGGGCCCCGGTTGGGGGGGGTGGCGGTACGTCACGGGCACTACCCGGGCAAGGACCAGCGGCGCAACTACCAGGTGCGGTGGCGCCTGGAGTTCCTGATGGACTACGACTGCCGGCGGCACGGGCTGCTGTGCATGGTGTGCGGCGCGGCGCTGGCCACCCTGAAGGTCAGCACCATCAAGCGGCACATCCAGCAGGTGCACCCCCACTCCCTGGACTTCGGGCCCGAGGAGCGGCAACAGGCCCTGCTGGCCTACAACCAGACCGCCCTGCACTTCGTCCACTCCGAGGACTGCTTCTCGGCCCTGGACCACCACGGACACCGCAGCCTGTTCCTGAGCTAG
- the zfta gene encoding zinc finger translocation-associated protein isoform X2: MAEEAPRESGEEAPQHTAALPAITGEQEATLGRSDAELDSGGEDTMNGYKEEEGEEEEEAAAAEGEGEEEREVEVEGQRRRGQRQRRPSYRMAGTNYWSVSTASLDSPYLLSPSAGPRPHGDHREERASRPGRSRIPGRDHRRYYHEYWRTEYLMDFDPQRHGMVCMVCGSSLATLKLSTIKRHIRQKHPDSLLWSPADKEVIRSGWETHLSLEGGRRGTGGSCCGGSRASQGRAEVLDCALRSVGKPSSGGSKRRRLQSDSGRGQGGGDGSSSSNSSVPDTSPRPRGPLLQGPAPTAAATRTLERYLNDSLHAWFRQEFLMEYEAEEGRLVCMVCGSQLPSLHLDHIKSHVLDIHPNSLIYSAEEKHSILQTWAQRSRERADADEGPLDNDIAIKSEPDTDGDDVTPRVSKLYPHETENGDSSSTKPRNLLPGKGTRRSYPERWRLDYLVAYVLESQGFVCMVCCQPMPAPKVSAFRRHIRECHPQSAGLAMPEREALAAAWGKEGQELPGVGEATSEEAAHKIAPAGAAESSQPSSPGEPEAEAEPEGEAGAERGGARAGGCVGGGPRLGGVAVRHGHYPGKDQRRNYQVRWRLEFLMDYDCRRHGLLCMVCGAALATLKVSTIKRHIQQVHPHSLDFGPEERQQALLAYNQTALHFVHSEDCFSALDHHGHRSLFLS; this comes from the exons ATGGCAGAGGAGGCGCCCAGGGAGAGCGGCGAGGAGGCCCCGCAGCACACGGCCGCGCTCCCCGCCATCACCGGCGAGCAGGAGGCGACGCTCGGGCGGAGTGATGCGGAGCTGGACTCGGGAG GTGAGGATACGATGAATGGGTataaggaggaggagggggaggaagaggaggaggcagcggcagcagagggagagggggaggaagagcgggaggtggaggtggaggggcaGCGGCGGCGGGGGCAGCGGCAGCGGCGCCCCTCATACCGCATGGCAGGCACCAACTACTGGAGCGTCAGCACGGCCAGCCTGGACTCGCCCTACCTGCTGTCGCCCTCTGCCGGGCCCAGGCCGCACGGCGACCACCGGGAGGAGAGGGCCTCCAGGCCGGGCCGCAGCCGCATCCCGGGCCGGGACCACCGGCGCTACTACCACGAGTACTGGCGCACGGAATACCTGATGGACTTCGACCCCCAGCGGCACGGCATGGTGTGCATGGTGTGCGGCAGCTCGCTGGCCACCCTGAAGCTCAGCACCATCAAGCGCCACATCCGGCAGAAGCACCCGGACTCGCTGCTGTGGAGCCCGGCCGACAAGGAGGTGATCCGCTCGGGATGGGAGACGCACCTGTCGCTGGAGGGGGGCCGCCGCGGGACGGGGGGGAGCTGCTGCGGGGGCTCCAGGGCCTCCCAGGGCCGGGCCGAGGTGCTGGACTGCGCCCTGAGATCTGTGG GGAAGCCCAGCTCCGGTGGCTCCAAACGGCGGCGGCTGCAGTCGGACAGTGGGAGGGGGCAGGGCGGTGGCGACGGCAGCAGTAGCAGCAACAGCAGCGTCCCGGACACGTCCCCCCGCCCCCGTGGTCCCCTGCTGCAGGGCCCGGCCCCAACGGCGGCCGCCACCCGCACGCTGGAGCGCTACCTGAACGACTCGCTGCACGCCTGGTTCCGCCAGGAGTTCCTGATGGAATACGAGGCCGAGGAGGGCCGGCTCGTGTGCATGGTGTGCGGGAGCCAGCTGCCCTCGCTGCACCTGGACCACATCAAGAGCCACGTGCTGGACATCCACCCCAACTCCCTGATCTACAGCGCCGAGGAGAAGCACAGCATCCTGCAGACCTGGGCCCAGCGCAGCCGCGAGCGGGCCG ACGCTGACGAGGGCCCTTTAGATAACGACATCGCCATCAAGTCCGAGCCTGATACAGACGGGGATGATGTGACGCCGCGCGTTTCCAAACTCTACCCCCACGAAACAGAGAATGGCGACTCAAGTTCCACCAAGCCCAGGAACCTCCTCCCTGGCAAGGGCACCCGCCGCAGCTACCCCGAGCGGTGGAGGCTGGACTACCTGGTGGCCTACGTCTTGGAGAGCCAGGGCTTCGTGTGCATGGTGTGCTGCCAACCTATGCCCGCCCCCAAAGTCAGCGCCTTCCGGAGGCACATCCGGGAGTGCCACCCTCAGAGCGCCGGCCTGGCGATGCCCGAGCGGGAGGCCCTGGCAGCTGCTTGGGGCAAGGAGGGGCAGGAGCTGCCGGGCGTGGGGGAGGCGACATCGGAAG AGGCAGCCCACAAGATTGCCCCTGCGGGAGCTGCTGAGAGCAGCCAGCCCAGCTCCCCCGGGGAGCCAGAGGCGGAGGCGGAGCCAGAGGGGGAGGCGGGGGCCGAGCGTGGCGGGGCGCGGGCGGGAGGCTGCGTGGGCGGCGGGCCCCGGTTGGGGGGGGTGGCGGTACGTCACGGGCACTACCCGGGCAAGGACCAGCGGCGCAACTACCAGGTGCGGTGGCGCCTGGAGTTCCTGATGGACTACGACTGCCGGCGGCACGGGCTGCTGTGCATGGTGTGCGGCGCGGCGCTGGCCACCCTGAAGGTCAGCACCATCAAGCGGCACATCCAGCAGGTGCACCCCCACTCCCTGGACTTCGGGCCCGAGGAGCGGCAACAGGCCCTGCTGGCCTACAACCAGACCGCCCTGCACTTCGTCCACTCCGAGGACTGCTTCTCGGCCCTGGACCACCACGGACACCGCAGCCTGTTCCTGAGCTAG